In one Dermacentor variabilis isolate Ectoservices chromosome 4, ASM5094787v1, whole genome shotgun sequence genomic region, the following are encoded:
- the LOC142577688 gene encoding uncharacterized protein LOC142577688 has translation MFIAVSCPSDTFDANRKVLCHLLCSFCVNAHLTFLLLALSGDIELNPGPVNDIPTPVSLESIASALFRLETSQNTVLSELALIRATQATIENQVGCLSTRVDALEKIVDVDKSNYSIPASSDNTEIIKLTSQINDLVQKCDDSENRLRRDNLLFFGVEDAHDETWEQSESRVISLCADKLLISITKNDIERAHRLGRFQAGKHRPIIVKLARYKDKCSILSAGPELKGTAISIREDFSSRVRLARKKLYAYAKQNNASTFKIRFDKLQMNDRQFLYDVQSDSVLQVKS, from the coding sequence ATGTttattgcggtgtcgtgcccctctGACACATTTGATGCCAATCGGAAAGTTTTGTGCCACTTGCTATGTTCATTTTGTGTGAATGCTCACCTCACTTTCCTTTTACTAGCCCTTTCTGGGGACATTGAGCTTAACCCCGGTCCTGTTAATGACATCCCCACTCCGGTATCCCTTGAATCCATTGCTAGCGCCCTATTCCGTTTAGAAACCTCTCAGAACACCGTTCTGTCTGAGCTCGCTCTAATTCGTGCTACACAGGCCACCATTGAAAACCAGGTCGGCTGTCTATCCACCCGCGTCGACGCccttgagaaaattgtagacgtTGATAAATCAAATTACTCGATACCTGCATCTAGTGACAATACTGAAATAATTAAACTCACTTCCCAAATAAACGACCTCGTACAGAAATGCGATGACTCTGAAAACCGCCTTCGCCGGGACAACCTACTTTTTTTCGGTGTTGAGGATGCGCATGATGAAACTTGGGAGCAATCAGAGTCTCGCGTTATTTCACTGTGTGCAGATAAACTTCTAATTTCCATAACTAAAAATGACATAGAACGCGCACACAGGCTTGGCCGTTTCCAGGCCGGTAAACACCGACCAATTATAGTAAAACTTGCGCGGTACAAAGATAAGTGTAGTATTCTGTCTGCCGGGCCAGAGCTTAAAGGTACGGCAATTTCTATCCGGGAAGATTTTTCATCGCGCGTCCGGCTTGCAAGGAAAAAGTTGTACGCCTATGCGAAACAAAACAACGCCTCCACTTTCAAGATACGCTTCGATAAACTTCAGATGAATGATAGACAATTTTTATATGATGTGCAATCAGACTCAGTTTTACAAGTTAAATCCTAG